One Sphingobium sp. CAP-1 genomic region harbors:
- a CDS encoding Atxe2 family lasso peptide isopeptidase has translation MMTSRFAKTKRPYPFDAARALIFAAIPLSMATHVLAQPRSGIATEGESTPCSLPNPTIRNKELKDISAEALIGLRDFGSLSLDAAPMQLSPDGRIVALQLRRADPVTNRYCSALVLIPTAGHSDPRVVDDAGEIERASFDKYGVVGIPLGIPKPPLIRWDPTGRSLAYVKQVGGKAEIWIVHSDGSNPHMLFRSDVDVEAMEWSRTSDALIFRNRPGLVAARQEIAREGLNGYRYDERFWPLGSNRPLPSDQVPAFLQTVDIGSAAVRMATPQEQERLAPTGSARPVGTRAYAKIDGNHAAWSIADDPTKFRQPARLHARIGSVTYDCASAECQNVTDVWWFGETLLIFATREGATDERTGLYAWSPGRGSPRRIMLTNDALFGCGPAGKRLICARETSLRPRHIISIKVDTGAADTIFEPNPEFAQYRLGTVQRLIWKNSFGIESFGDLVLPAGRQAKGPLPLVIVQYESRGFLRGGTADEYPIQLLAARGFAVLSFNKPKAFALHGPAVTYDEYLQANQKGWIDRRSILSALETIIDRLAHDGIVDPRRVAITGQSDGATTATFALIHSEKFAAAALSTCCEDPSMMIGNGEGYQKWYESFGYPSAGDPAKDFWSQSSLAMHAMKRPVPILIQASEEEYRMALNTYEVLRASKWPIEMYIFPSEGHVKFQPAHRLAVYRRVVDWLRRIFIEPMINGSFVPPATPPRPRKLLDG, from the coding sequence ATGATGACCAGTCGGTTCGCGAAAACGAAAAGGCCATATCCGTTCGATGCTGCCCGGGCTCTGATATTCGCCGCCATACCCTTGTCCATGGCGACGCATGTTCTGGCCCAACCCCGCAGCGGCATCGCGACGGAGGGAGAGAGCACCCCATGCTCTCTCCCAAACCCAACGATCAGAAACAAGGAACTCAAAGATATCAGTGCAGAAGCGCTGATTGGCTTGCGGGATTTTGGAAGCCTTTCACTCGATGCCGCCCCGATGCAGCTTTCCCCGGACGGTCGCATAGTCGCGCTCCAGCTTCGACGCGCCGATCCGGTGACGAACCGCTATTGCTCTGCTCTCGTGCTGATCCCGACCGCCGGGCACAGCGACCCAAGGGTCGTCGATGATGCCGGGGAAATTGAACGAGCCAGCTTCGACAAATATGGTGTTGTCGGCATTCCACTCGGCATTCCCAAGCCCCCCCTCATTCGATGGGATCCGACTGGTCGATCCCTCGCCTATGTCAAACAGGTCGGCGGCAAGGCTGAAATCTGGATCGTTCATTCCGACGGTTCAAACCCTCACATGCTCTTCCGTTCCGATGTTGATGTGGAAGCGATGGAATGGTCCAGAACCAGCGACGCCCTCATTTTTCGCAATCGACCTGGCCTTGTAGCAGCCAGGCAAGAAATCGCCCGCGAGGGCTTGAACGGCTATCGGTATGACGAGCGCTTCTGGCCCCTTGGCAGCAACCGGCCCCTTCCCTCCGATCAGGTTCCAGCGTTTCTCCAGACAGTCGACATTGGAAGTGCCGCTGTTCGAATGGCAACACCGCAGGAGCAGGAACGGCTAGCCCCTACCGGTAGCGCGCGCCCGGTAGGGACGCGGGCCTATGCAAAGATCGATGGCAATCACGCAGCATGGTCGATTGCCGACGACCCCACAAAATTTCGCCAGCCTGCCCGGCTGCACGCCCGCATCGGCTCTGTGACATATGATTGTGCGAGCGCTGAATGCCAGAATGTCACGGACGTCTGGTGGTTCGGCGAGACGCTGCTCATCTTTGCGACGCGCGAAGGGGCGACGGATGAGAGGACCGGACTTTATGCCTGGAGTCCGGGGCGTGGTTCGCCCCGCAGGATCATGCTCACCAATGACGCGTTATTCGGGTGCGGGCCGGCAGGCAAACGGCTCATCTGCGCCCGCGAAACATCCCTGCGTCCACGTCATATCATTTCGATCAAAGTGGACACTGGCGCCGCCGACACCATTTTCGAACCCAATCCGGAATTTGCGCAGTACCGGCTTGGCACCGTCCAGCGCCTGATCTGGAAAAACAGCTTCGGGATCGAAAGCTTCGGTGATCTCGTCCTTCCAGCCGGCCGTCAGGCCAAGGGTCCACTTCCGCTGGTCATCGTCCAATATGAATCGCGGGGCTTCCTGCGCGGCGGCACGGCGGACGAATATCCGATCCAGCTGCTGGCCGCGCGCGGCTTCGCAGTGCTCAGCTTCAACAAACCGAAAGCTTTTGCGCTTCACGGCCCCGCTGTCACCTATGATGAATATCTGCAGGCAAACCAAAAAGGCTGGATCGATCGACGGAGTATATTGTCGGCGCTGGAGACCATAATAGACCGCCTCGCCCATGACGGTATCGTCGATCCTCGTCGAGTGGCGATCACCGGCCAAAGCGATGGCGCCACCACCGCGACATTCGCACTGATCCACTCGGAAAAATTCGCCGCCGCCGCGCTAAGCACCTGCTGCGAAGACCCGAGCATGATGATCGGCAACGGTGAGGGATATCAGAAATGGTATGAGAGCTTCGGCTACCCCTCAGCCGGCGATCCAGCGAAGGATTTCTGGTCACAATCGTCCCTCGCGATGCATGCAATGAAGCGCCCTGTCCCTATCCTGATCCAGGCGTCAGAGGAGGAGTATCGAATGGCGCTCAACACATATGAAGTTCTCCGAGCCAGCAAATGGCCTATAGAGATGTACATATTTCCGTCAGAGGGGCATGTAAAATTCCAGCCCGCGCACCGTTTGGCGGTTTACCGCAGGGTGGTCGATTGGCTTCGGCGCATCTTTATCGAGCCGATGATCAATGGCAGCTTCGTGCCGCCAGCCACGCCTCCGCGTCCACGAAAATTGCTAGACGGCTGA